In Dermacentor silvarum isolate Dsil-2018 chromosome 2, BIME_Dsil_1.4, whole genome shotgun sequence, the following proteins share a genomic window:
- the LOC119440152 gene encoding uncharacterized protein LOC119440152, with the protein MRARTRIGDYIPQLPEYEVRVAVYADDIALFASGPTARGSVVRGCVQSALDAVDEYVRGIGLTLSAAKTEAMLVHPRYGAHRSAPCFSLRGESLPWRMKVRYLGLIVDHRLKWQPAVAALRKGTKRVASAARTLLARGQGCSPTLALRLYNSVASARLLYGLPLADLSPAKWEALDMDHRAVVRQLLCLPHTSPVGATLAEAGETPISLRAVGRALGHVERLHRSSHGQQLIDRFRSLPNSGMGRRVVEFASLVGAGPSCAWLPPPPHRHRRLDIRITVPGVRGKRNTAACALRQETAAVIEEQLAGRVLVYTDGSVLRDGAASAACVAPELSAQFQCRVLCAVSSTHAELAAIDLAAELLLQLPVQRAAVLTDSRAALSILAGEDHGPTLARRLRCKLDGVCERGCDLVFQWVPSHIGLQGNEEADRLAKEAHSSSVPLSRFVTRFDVARHSVAGYVRTQHPDPRVAGGIPPRLLPRRGLSRRDRALILRLRIGCARTAERLHRLTGEGSPSCGECADVETVEHALLQCPARASERDALVAAYHRLGLPADTTRQLLFPATHPSIARHAFASLLVYLEDADLRSRLTPRFPVLAIAVAHGISELALAEQLADAFAAVATAPLGVPAVALRALCVAVFVRGGDQSTHA; encoded by the coding sequence atgcgcgctCGTACGCGCATCGGCGACTACATCCCTCAGCTGCCGGAGTACGAGGTCCGTGTCGcggtgtacgcggacgacatcgcgctGTTCGCCAGTGGTCCCACCGCCAGGGGCAGTGTTGTGCGCGGGTGTGTACAGTCGGCACTCGACGCAGTCGACGAGTACGTGCGCGGCATCGGCCTCACTCTGTCGGCGGCAAAGACCGAGGCGATGCTCGTCCATCCACGCTACGGGGCCCACCGATCGGCGCCGTGTTTCTCCCTTCGCGGTGAGAGCCTCCCGTGGCGGATGAAAGTGCGCTATCTCGGCCTCATCGTGGACCACCGGCTCAAGTGGCAGCCGGCAGTGGCTGCCCTGCGCAAGGGAACCAAACGGGTGGCGAGTGCCGCGCGAACCCTCTTGGCCCGCGGTCAGGGCTGCTCCCCCACCTTGGCACTGCGACTCTACAATTCGGTAGCCTCGGCGAGATTACTGTACGGCCTGCCGCTCGCTGACCTCAGCCCAGCGAAGTGGGAGGCACTGGACATGGATCACCGAGCCGTTGTTCGACAACTCCTGTGCCTCCCACACACGTCACCAGTGGGCGCCACACTCGCCGAGGCTGGCGAGACCCCTATCTCCCTGCGCGCCGTGGGGAGGGCGCTGGGCCACGTTGAGCGACTGCATCGTTCGTCACACGGGCAGCAGCTGATTGACCGGTTTCGTTCCCTGCCCAACTCCGGCATGGGGCGCCGCGTCGTCGAGTTCGCCAGCCTTGTCGgcgcgggaccgtcgtgtgcgtGGCTGCCGCCCCCTCCGCATCGCCACCGCCGTCTAGACATTCGCATCACCGTGCCTGGGGTCCGGGGAAAGCGCAACACCGCCGCCTGCGCCCTGCGACAGGAGACGGCCGCGGTGATCGAGGAGCAGCTCGCCGGCCGCGTGCTGGTGTACACTGACGGCTCTGTGCTCCGGGACGGCGCGGCTTCGGCGGCGTGCGTTGCCCCCGAGCTCTCGGCGCAGTTCCAGTGCCGTGtcctgtgtgctgtgtcgtcGACGCATGCCGAGCTGGCCGCCATTGACCTGGCTGCCGAGCTGCTGCTCCAGCTTCCTGTTCAGCGAGCGGCCGTCCTGACGGACTCACGAGCGGCGCTCTCCATTCTGGCCGGAGAAGATCACGGCCCCACGCTCGCTCGCCGGCTCCGGTGCAAGCTTGACGGCGTTTGCGAGCGGGGATGCGACCTCGTGTTCCAGTGGGTGCCTTCTCACATTGGCCTGCAGGGAAACGAGGAAGCAGACCGGCTCGCAAAGGAGGCCCATTCCTCGTCGGTCCCGTTGTCGCGGTTCGTGACGCGGTTTGACGTCGCCCGCCACTCCGTGGCCGGCTATGTGAGGACGCAGCACCCCGACCCTCGCGTCGCCGGCGGCATTCCCCCCAGGTTGCTGCCCCGCAGAGGCCTGAGCCGGCGAGACCGCGCTCTCATCCTGCGACTCCGCATCGGCTGCGCCCGGACGGCCGAAAGGTTGCATCGGCTGACGGGTGAGGGCTCGCCGTCCTGTGGGGAGTGCGCCGACGTCGAGACGGTTGAGCACGCCCTCCTCCAGTGCCCCGCGCGTGCATCGGAGCGCGACGCACTTGTCGCGGCGTACCATCGCCTCGGGTTGCCCGCGGATACCACACGGCAACTCCTGTTCCCAGCCACACACCCCTCCATTGCCAGACACGCCTTCGCGTCGTTACTTGTTTACTTGGAGGATGCCGACCTGCGCTCTCGGCT